A region of Allocoleopsis franciscana PCC 7113 DNA encodes the following proteins:
- a CDS encoding FkbM family methyltransferase encodes MFDTPIVTTARSVKSLLERLQADSLITVGRSFYYSVCLRDTGSNFVRKRLNGEIYKLVPDLALSKDTYEPHIVAWLKQWLKPGDSFWDIGANWGLISLPAATIVGTSGRVIAVEPSPSNLAWLKRHIALNQCETIVTVLEAAVCEQHGGSVSFSLLNDGRSPSNSLMFSSSVNGESPEVSQQINVPAISLDSLLAEQGRSPKVVKIDVEGAEFKVLKGATKLLNSDSAPILVLAVHPFWQATPDDCQEMVNLLKGAGYQILNRQGSRVEALEYDEYLCLPSNS; translated from the coding sequence ATGTTCGATACACCAATAGTCACAACTGCTCGTTCCGTAAAATCCTTGCTAGAAAGACTGCAAGCTGATAGTTTGATTACGGTTGGTCGGTCTTTCTATTATTCCGTATGTTTAAGGGATACTGGCAGTAATTTTGTTCGCAAACGTTTGAACGGCGAAATCTACAAGTTGGTTCCAGATTTAGCCTTATCTAAGGATACTTATGAGCCTCATATTGTAGCTTGGCTAAAGCAATGGCTGAAACCAGGAGATAGCTTCTGGGATATTGGAGCCAATTGGGGTTTAATTTCACTACCAGCCGCCACAATAGTTGGTACCAGTGGTCGAGTAATTGCCGTTGAACCCAGCCCGTCTAATCTCGCTTGGCTCAAACGACATATTGCATTGAACCAGTGTGAAACTATTGTGACTGTGCTAGAAGCCGCAGTCTGTGAGCAGCATGGGGGGTCAGTTAGCTTTAGCTTGCTTAATGATGGTCGCTCTCCTAGTAACTCTCTGATGTTTTCTAGCTCTGTCAATGGAGAATCTCCTGAAGTCAGTCAGCAAATTAACGTACCAGCAATCAGTTTAGATAGCCTTTTGGCTGAACAGGGCCGCTCGCCTAAAGTAGTCAAGATAGATGTAGAAGGAGCTGAATTTAAGGTTCTCAAGGGAGCCACTAAACTTCTCAACAGCGATTCAGCTCCTATCTTAGTGCTGGCTGTCCATCCCTTCTGGCAAGCTACACCAGACGATTGTCAAGAAATGGTCAACCTATTGAAGGGTGCAGGGTATCAAATACTCAACCGTCAGGGTTCTCGTGTAGAAGCTTTAGAGTATGACGAATATCTGTGTCTACCTTCTAATTCATGA